One genomic window of Salvia miltiorrhiza cultivar Shanhuang (shh) chromosome 4, IMPLAD_Smil_shh, whole genome shotgun sequence includes the following:
- the LOC131023599 gene encoding uncharacterized protein LOC131023599 produces MIGNGKNTLFWEDRWVGHKPLKFVFPRLFQLCVEKKAVISDLGRWANSEWIWDLKWRRELFDREKPMINELLSFISGLDPVASKDDGWCWRASKVGVFTTSSAYKAIKDMRKNEVGSTSFNKRSEKAWKIRAPQKAKVTVWRILRNRLPTCDNLSKRNIPLGDVEIMCNAYCQEKESADHLFLSCPKTEMIWNEIQKWTGFYTARPDSIEAHFDSFIHMGRGKKSKKLLEALWTCTTWLIWKGRNESRFENKNWQVEKLMGEIKARLWSWNKVFNLVDVEINFRSWFSYAISHYLL; encoded by the coding sequence ATGATCGGGAATGGGAAGAATACGTTGTTTTGGGAGGATCGGTGGGTGGGTCACAAACCTCTTAAGTTCGTCTTTCCTAGACTTTTCCAACTTTGTGTAGAAAAGAAAGCTGTGATTAGTGACTTGGGAAGGTGGGCGAACTCGGAATGGATCTGGGACCTTAAATGGAGAAGGGAATTATTCGATAGGGAAAAACCCATGATTAACGAATTATTGTCTTTCATTTCTGGTCTTGATCCTGTAGCAAGCAAAGACGATGGATGGTGTTGGCGCGCCTCCAAGGTGGGTGTCTTTACCACAAGTTCAGCTTACAAGGCGATCAAAGACATGAGGAAAAATGAAGTGGGAAGCACCTCCTTCAATAAAAGATCAGAGAAAGCTTGGAAGATCCGTGCTCCCCAAAAAGCAAAGGTTACGGTATGGAGAATTTTAAGGAACAGGCTGCCTACCTGCGACAACTTGAGCAAGAGAAACATTCCACTTGGCGATGTGGAAATCATGTGCAATGCTTACTGCCAGGAAAAAGAGTCGGCTGATCATTTGTTTCTCTCATGCCCGAAGACAGAAATGATTTGGAACGAGATACAGAAATGGACCGGGTTCTACACCGCACGGCCGGACAGCATTGAGGCGCACTTTGACTCCTTTATTCACATGGGCAGAGGTAAGAAAAGCAAGAAACTCCTTGAGGCTCTTTGGACTTGCACcacttggcttatttggaaagGTCGTAACGAGAGTAGATTCGAAAACAAGAACTGGCAAGTCGAGAAATTGATGGGCGAAATCAAAGCAAGGTTGTGGAGCTGGAATAAGGTCTTTAATTTGGTAGATGTGGAGATCAATTTTAGGAGCTGGTTTTCTTACGCTATTTCTCATTATTTGCTGTAA